One stretch of Euphorbia lathyris chromosome 7, ddEupLath1.1, whole genome shotgun sequence DNA includes these proteins:
- the LOC136200439 gene encoding uncharacterized protein yields the protein MASDGGQDGAGDKRTPNDRNKGKQPIRRFMRCIIPPYLKNLRMLSSSSLAWATSPSLVQESSPSHVQESSPSSTPSSMHQTSPSSTQEPATPPTSLSGPLTLPTGPSQSHLSTGGSNVASGSTTTPRHYGPRRNIRSDAPKDANDKFIVVLSVDNMIIDNHVALVITSIFQEYPQPVVYNAGMIRTAILDKYFEEFRKRCVWDSSKHSDDTMKKGFINKLKDRYKGTMAIIRKGGKRPIWCPKEVWDLWTRIWESADFRRKREIAKK from the exons ATGGCTTCAGATGGAGGTCAAGATGGAGCTGGTGATAAGCGCACACCAAATGATAGGAACAAGGGTAAGCAACCCATAAGGAGATTCATGCGTTGCATCATACCTCCTTACCTAAAAAACTTGCGTATGCTTTCATCGTCTTCACTTGCATGGGCGACATCGCCTTCACTTGTACAAGAGTCATCTCCTTCACATGTACAAGAGTCATCACCTTCTTCAACACCTTCATCCATGCATCAGACATCACCTTCATCTACACAAGAGCCTGCTACCCCACCCACTTCATTGAGTGGACCGCTTACTTTGCCTACCGGTCCATCACAATCTCATCTAAGTACAGGAG GTTCCAATGTTGCTAGTGGTTCCACTACAACACCTCGACATTATGGACCACGGAGGAATATAAGATCTGATGCACCTAAAGATGCTAATGACAAATTTATCGTTGTACTTTCAGTGGATAACAT GATTATTGATAATCATGTTGCATTAGTGATTACAAGTATCTTTCAAGAATATCCACAACCGGTCGTGTATAATGCTGGAATGATTCGAACCGCCATTTTGGACAAGTATTTCGAGGAGTTTCGG AAACGGTGTGTTTGGGACTCTTCCAAACATTCTGATGACACAATGAAGAAGGGGTTTATTAACAAACTCAAGGATCGCTACAAGGGAACAATGGCTATAATAAGAAAAGGAGGAAAAAGGCCTATTTGGTGCCCCAAAGAAGTATGGGATCTATGGACTCGCATCTGGGAATCTGCGGACTTTAGAAGAAAAAGAGAGATTGCAAAAAAATAA
- the LOC136200440 gene encoding uncharacterized protein, with translation MAHPRNVRAASSSCSNVNGASSSHGNTQANLHSIQERLDGFNAERADFIVHLERINERQQRADERQQRMDQTLQSLHLRVDVDEVNQLRGGLMDIETQIGPSVRQIQTILDRLHALERLDRDSNN, from the coding sequence ATGGCACATCCTAGAAATGTAAGAGCCGCTTCATCTTCATGTTCTAATGTTAATGGTGCATCTAGCTCACATGGTAATACACAAGCCAATCTTCACTCTATTCAAGAGCGACTTGATGGTTTCAATGCGGAGAGGGCTGATTTTATAGTGCATCTAGAGAGGATAAATGAACGACAACAACGTGCTGATGAACGACAACAAAGGATGGATCAAACGCTTCAAAGTTTACATTTGCGTGTTGATGTCGACGAGGTTAACCAACTCAGAGGGGGATTGATGGACATTGAGACACAAATTGGTCCATCTGTACGGCAAATTCAAACTATTCTCGATCGACTTCATGCCTTAGAAAGGTTAGATCGTGACTCTAACAATTAG